A single genomic interval of Chitinophaga sp. 180180018-3 harbors:
- a CDS encoding family 78 glycoside hydrolase catalytic domain, with the protein MNNWKKYSLVLIFSSGVSIGSGQGQRAMNAVSGDVVVPWTASWIGDALEQPATDSLMYADDPAPVFRKEFTIKGPLKSATLCITAAGYYSAAINGKLLDKNYLDPAWTDYRKRIYYTDYDISNLVLKGDNYINVTLGNGFYNPLPLAFWGHLNIRDALPVGRPVFTAKIKLVYKNGQTSEIITDRSWKYAYGPVRRNNVYLGEVYDARRELKNTTMADFTMPAVIKQGPGGRLQPAFFPPVQALDIKHPLHITEPVKGRYVVDMGENFAGTFRIRLHGRTGDTVRFCFGERIYENGRVNPMTAVAGQIKKKGIGGPGAPALAAQEGMYIFGKDTIAEYTPSFSFAVYRYMEITGLREAPDKHNIQGIALSTNVLNGNNFATSGDLINSIQQMIRRTFLSNLMSVQSDCPGREKFPYGGDLQATDEAFICNFNMQAFYRKVLYDWVDATSDSVFIDSAPYVGLKYCGLNFEAAIFDLQQNLYQYYGDTAIIRKLYNFDLQWMEKANRLHPSGIVDKGLADHEALVNVPVQLLGTCAYLKVAGIMKGFSAMMHDPANEQRFAALEEKIRKGLGDMYWNGNAGRQTIEEQSREASMTYIRSLPEEERKKATEELLKAGNVFNKQTFYALLLSAGVIPEKEQPAAIDSLLRALEDAPSGHFTTGIFGTKCILEVLSQHGYADRVFDIVNSTAFPGWGFMISRGATTQWETWKESDNIYSNCHPMFGSVSAWFYRWLAGIRPLSPGFRKFIINPALPEHLSSMKCSYQSPYGIINVSWHKQHEGFVFNVTIPKECVATLRLPVKGRRIRVARGNSNAFYTPAVNNNDNSFDLTTGQYLIVAE; encoded by the coding sequence ATGAATAATTGGAAGAAATATAGCCTGGTCTTGATATTTAGCTCAGGTGTGAGTATCGGTAGCGGGCAAGGGCAGCGTGCCATGAATGCTGTTAGTGGCGACGTGGTGGTACCATGGACAGCCTCATGGATTGGAGACGCCCTGGAGCAGCCCGCTACCGATTCTTTAATGTATGCCGACGATCCGGCGCCTGTATTCCGGAAAGAGTTCACTATAAAAGGTCCGTTGAAATCTGCTACACTGTGTATCACAGCGGCAGGCTATTACAGCGCAGCCATCAACGGAAAACTGCTGGATAAGAATTACCTCGATCCGGCGTGGACGGATTACCGGAAAAGAATTTACTATACGGATTATGATATCAGCAACCTGGTGTTAAAGGGAGATAATTACATCAACGTTACATTGGGGAATGGATTCTATAACCCGCTGCCACTGGCGTTCTGGGGCCATCTTAATATCAGGGATGCACTTCCGGTTGGCCGGCCTGTGTTTACGGCAAAGATAAAACTGGTGTATAAAAACGGGCAAACAAGTGAGATCATCACCGACCGCTCCTGGAAATATGCTTACGGCCCTGTCAGGCGCAATAACGTTTATCTTGGGGAAGTGTATGATGCCCGCCGAGAGTTGAAGAACACTACTATGGCCGATTTTACAATGCCGGCTGTAATAAAGCAAGGGCCGGGTGGCCGGCTGCAGCCGGCTTTTTTTCCGCCCGTACAGGCTCTTGATATAAAGCATCCACTGCACATTACAGAACCGGTAAAAGGCCGGTATGTAGTGGATATGGGAGAGAACTTTGCAGGAACCTTCCGCATCAGGTTGCATGGCCGAACAGGCGATACCGTAAGGTTTTGCTTCGGTGAACGGATATACGAAAACGGGCGGGTGAACCCAATGACAGCGGTAGCAGGACAGATAAAGAAGAAAGGGATTGGTGGCCCGGGCGCACCGGCACTGGCGGCACAGGAAGGAATGTATATTTTTGGAAAGGATACCATAGCTGAATATACTCCCTCGTTTTCGTTTGCCGTTTACCGTTATATGGAGATAACAGGGCTGCGGGAGGCGCCTGATAAGCATAACATACAGGGGATTGCCCTAAGTACCAATGTACTCAACGGCAACAATTTTGCTACCTCTGGCGATTTGATTAATTCCATTCAGCAGATGATCCGGCGCACATTCCTGAGTAATCTGATGAGTGTACAATCCGATTGCCCCGGTCGTGAAAAATTCCCTTATGGTGGCGATCTGCAGGCTACTGATGAAGCATTTATCTGCAACTTCAATATGCAGGCATTCTACCGTAAGGTGCTCTACGATTGGGTAGACGCTACATCCGATTCAGTATTTATTGATTCCGCGCCTTATGTGGGGCTCAAATATTGCGGCCTGAATTTCGAAGCGGCTATATTTGATCTGCAGCAGAACCTTTACCAGTACTATGGAGATACCGCTATCATTCGTAAGCTGTATAACTTCGACCTGCAATGGATGGAGAAGGCAAACCGCCTGCATCCTTCCGGCATCGTTGATAAAGGACTGGCCGATCATGAGGCACTGGTGAATGTGCCGGTGCAGCTGCTGGGTACCTGTGCTTATCTGAAAGTAGCAGGGATCATGAAAGGCTTTTCGGCAATGATGCACGACCCGGCAAATGAACAGCGGTTTGCTGCCCTGGAAGAGAAGATAAGAAAGGGTTTGGGAGACATGTACTGGAACGGAAATGCAGGCAGGCAAACCATAGAGGAGCAGTCGCGGGAAGCATCTATGACCTATATCAGGAGCCTGCCGGAGGAAGAACGAAAAAAGGCCACGGAAGAATTGCTGAAAGCGGGAAATGTATTTAATAAGCAGACGTTTTATGCGCTGTTACTGTCGGCAGGAGTGATCCCCGAAAAGGAGCAGCCCGCCGCAATAGATTCGCTGCTCAGGGCCCTGGAGGATGCGCCATCCGGCCATTTTACCACAGGCATCTTCGGAACAAAATGTATCCTGGAGGTATTATCGCAACACGGTTATGCCGATCGGGTATTCGATATTGTGAATAGTACCGCATTTCCCGGCTGGGGCTTTATGATCAGCAGGGGAGCTACCACTCAATGGGAAACCTGGAAAGAAAGCGATAATATTTACTCCAACTGTCATCCTATGTTTGGCTCCGTTTCGGCCTGGTTTTATCGCTGGCTGGCGGGGATACGGCCACTGTCGCCAGGGTTCCGGAAATTCATCATCAACCCGGCATTACCGGAGCATCTTTCTTCTATGAAATGTAGTTATCAGTCGCCTTATGGAATAATAAATGTGAGCTGGCACAAACAGCATGAAGGATTTGTTTTCAACGTAACAATACCAAAGGAATGTGTGGCTACATTGCGCCTGCCCGTAAAAGGACGCAGGATCAGAGTGGCAAGGGGCAACAGCAATGCTTTCTATACACCCGCTGTAAACAACAATGACAATTCATTTGATCTTACTACCGGACAATATTTAATCGTGGCAGAGTAA
- a CDS encoding alpha/beta fold hydrolase — protein MHQYNIKNIGLLILLLISTINTGAQLRLNGTIWDAKELYDVPRYTATAIDSAKEIVFESAMYKGQKKKVFAYYATPGILHGNPAEDKNLPAVVLVHGGGGKAFREWAVKWAEKGYAAIAMDLRGNGADRKQLPGGFEEINGVTPVYDMSPPLTEQYLYQAVADVILSHNLLLSFPEVDKNRTALTGISWGGVISCIAAGLDNRYKAVVPVYGCGFLEWSGFIGVGIRQLPQEGKQRWINQYDPLNYIAGANMPMLFINGTNDRAFYLSSYIKTYQLVRKGNISVKVRMEHSHKDGWNNDEIYAFVDSYLKGARPFPFISHVSKGKKAVNARIGNNYNIDKGYLHYTTDTTVVEDKRQWLSMPARINGNRIQAPLPPANAVLWYIQVENKEGVLASSCPRQ, from the coding sequence ATGCACCAATATAATATTAAAAACATCGGACTGCTTATATTGTTATTGATCTCTACTATCAATACCGGCGCGCAGCTACGGCTGAACGGAACGATATGGGATGCAAAGGAACTGTATGATGTACCGCGGTACACGGCAACGGCCATTGACTCAGCAAAGGAAATTGTTTTTGAGAGTGCTATGTACAAAGGGCAGAAAAAGAAAGTATTCGCCTACTATGCTACACCGGGTATCCTGCACGGTAATCCGGCAGAGGATAAAAACCTGCCAGCGGTGGTATTGGTACATGGCGGTGGTGGCAAAGCTTTCAGGGAGTGGGCCGTTAAATGGGCAGAGAAGGGCTATGCCGCTATTGCTATGGATCTGCGCGGCAATGGAGCTGATCGTAAACAGCTCCCCGGTGGGTTTGAAGAAATTAACGGTGTAACACCCGTGTACGATATGAGCCCGCCGCTAACGGAACAGTATTTATACCAGGCGGTGGCGGATGTCATCCTCTCACATAACCTGCTGCTGAGCTTTCCGGAGGTCGATAAGAACCGCACTGCCCTTACAGGAATCAGTTGGGGAGGCGTTATCTCCTGCATTGCTGCCGGGCTGGATAATCGTTATAAAGCCGTTGTACCCGTGTATGGGTGCGGTTTTTTGGAATGGAGCGGGTTTATTGGTGTCGGCATACGACAACTACCACAAGAGGGAAAACAACGATGGATAAACCAGTATGATCCGCTGAACTATATTGCCGGCGCAAACATGCCAATGTTGTTTATCAATGGTACTAACGATCGTGCATTCTACCTTTCCAGCTATATAAAAACTTATCAGCTTGTCAGAAAAGGAAACATCAGTGTAAAAGTAAGAATGGAACATAGTCATAAAGATGGATGGAATAATGATGAGATATATGCTTTTGTTGATAGTTATCTGAAGGGCGCGCGCCCCTTTCCATTTATTTCGCATGTCAGCAAAGGAAAAAAGGCTGTTAACGCACGTATTGGCAATAATTACAACATCGATAAGGGGTACCTTCATTATACCACAGATACAACGGTTGTAGAGGATAAAAGGCAATGGCTGTCTATGCCTGCCCGCATCAATGGGAATCGCATACAAGCTCCGCTGCCTCCCGCGAATGCTGTATTATGGTATATCCAGGTAGAAAATAAAGAAGGTGTACTGGCTTCCTCCTGTCCGCGGCAGTAA
- a CDS encoding TolC family protein, translating to MLGALLFIFFSIATQTVCGQRAGDSSASLSLRQCIDYALQHQPALQQSLIRTNIVKASNAISLSGWYPQVGVTANLNHYLQRPTTLSNINGVETPIKTSVINTSTPGVGVTQAIFTPSLVYAAKAAPLNLKAAEQGIDSTKIELVANISKSFYSLLLTLQQIDVLKEDTARLGESMRTAYHQYVGGIVDETDYEQATITLNTSMVQLKQASESIWPQYAVLKQLMGYPSAQQFNVSYDSTEMVKNIEIDTTEQLQYEKRIELKQLTVQKDLQHRLTDYYKKYSFLPTLSAFYNYNGAFQNNDFAKLYNTAYPNSMIGLTLSLPVFTGLARIHNLRRSSLQEQMLSWSEVSLKSVIYSEYATALSNYRSNIYNMRQMKDNVDLAKRVYFVVDLQYKQGIVPYLNVITAETNLRTSALTYLNALFQVLSSKIDWQKAMGEIPY from the coding sequence ATGTTGGGCGCCCTTCTTTTCATTTTCTTTTCCATCGCTACTCAAACAGTCTGCGGCCAGCGCGCAGGAGATAGCTCCGCTTCCTTGTCGCTCCGGCAATGTATCGACTACGCCCTGCAACATCAGCCTGCCTTACAGCAATCGTTGATAAGAACAAACATCGTTAAAGCTTCCAATGCTATCAGCCTGTCGGGATGGTACCCGCAGGTAGGCGTTACCGCTAACCTAAATCACTATCTGCAACGCCCGACTACGCTCTCCAACATAAACGGCGTGGAAACGCCCATTAAAACAAGTGTTATCAATACTTCCACTCCGGGTGTAGGAGTAACCCAGGCTATTTTTACGCCCAGCCTGGTGTATGCAGCCAAAGCAGCGCCGCTCAACCTGAAAGCGGCCGAGCAGGGGATCGATAGCACGAAGATTGAACTGGTAGCCAATATCAGTAAATCGTTTTATAGCCTGCTGCTTACCCTGCAGCAGATCGATGTGCTGAAAGAAGATACGGCGCGGCTGGGAGAAAGTATGCGCACCGCCTATCACCAGTATGTAGGTGGTATTGTGGATGAGACTGATTACGAGCAGGCCACTATTACGCTCAATACCTCCATGGTACAGCTGAAGCAGGCCAGCGAAAGCATCTGGCCTCAATACGCTGTGTTGAAGCAACTGATGGGCTATCCGTCGGCACAACAATTCAATGTCAGCTACGATAGTACGGAGATGGTGAAGAATATTGAAATTGATACAACCGAACAACTGCAATACGAAAAACGGATAGAGCTGAAGCAACTCACGGTACAAAAGGATCTGCAGCATAGGCTCACAGATTATTATAAGAAGTATTCCTTTCTTCCTACATTATCCGCCTTCTATAATTATAACGGCGCTTTTCAGAACAACGATTTCGCTAAGCTGTATAACACCGCCTATCCGAATTCAATGATCGGGCTAACTTTAAGTTTGCCGGTCTTTACAGGCCTGGCCCGCATTCATAACCTGCGCCGTTCCTCACTCCAGGAACAAATGCTCAGCTGGAGTGAAGTAAGTCTGAAATCGGTTATCTATTCAGAATACGCTACTGCTTTGTCGAACTACAGAAGTAATATATACAACATGCGCCAGATGAAAGACAACGTGGACCTGGCTAAACGCGTATATTTTGTAGTAGACCTGCAATACAAACAGGGAATTGTTCCGTACCTGAATGTTATTACAGCGGAGACAAATCTCAGAACATCAGCGCTCACTTATCTGAATGCCCTGTTCCAGGTACTTTCCAGCAAGATCGACTGGCAAAAGGCCATGGGAGAGATTCCGTATTAA
- a CDS encoding efflux RND transporter periplasmic adaptor subunit: MGRVISSIAFFSCMALFSCQQKPPAALPPTPVNLYTVESRQVQYYDKYPSTTQALNQVNIVPTNVQGYVTGIFAADGSQVHKGQLLYEIDKRIYQSAYDQAQANLKVAEANEVQQQQDADRYVYLNKYNAVAKQAYDHAVIALETAKSQTKAAQQALKTAQTNLNFASIYAPFDGTIGISAVRLGNVVVGGQTILNTISTNDPMAVDFLVNEKQLLVFERFKNDGKSMPDSLFTMQLPDNSLYPYPGKISVIDRAVDPQTGTIRVRLIFPNKQNLLKVGMSCVVRVRNQETTPQIVVPGKAVVEQMGEYFVYVAKDTVLQQKENTEKSSPDKDADNKTPRLHAIQKKVKLGQTIGANVIVLSGVSDGEHIIVDGIQSIHDGSLISLGSKKTKAGNDSTQQGK, encoded by the coding sequence ATGGGTAGAGTAATATCAAGTATCGCTTTTTTCAGCTGCATGGCGCTGTTCTCGTGCCAGCAAAAACCGCCTGCTGCACTGCCTCCCACGCCGGTGAATTTATATACCGTAGAAAGCAGGCAGGTACAGTATTACGATAAATATCCCTCTACTACACAGGCGTTAAACCAGGTGAATATCGTACCCACCAACGTTCAGGGCTATGTTACAGGAATCTTTGCTGCCGATGGAAGCCAGGTGCATAAAGGACAATTGCTGTATGAAATCGATAAAAGAATTTATCAGTCGGCCTACGATCAGGCACAGGCCAATCTGAAAGTGGCGGAAGCCAATGAAGTACAACAGCAGCAGGATGCAGACCGCTATGTATATCTCAATAAATACAATGCCGTTGCCAAACAGGCATACGATCATGCGGTCATTGCGCTGGAAACCGCTAAAAGCCAGACGAAAGCCGCGCAACAGGCACTGAAAACAGCACAAACGAATCTGAACTTTGCCAGTATCTATGCACCGTTCGATGGTACTATTGGTATCAGCGCGGTAAGGCTGGGGAACGTAGTGGTAGGAGGACAAACGATCTTAAACACCATCTCTACCAACGACCCGATGGCAGTTGATTTCCTGGTCAATGAAAAACAGCTGCTTGTTTTTGAGCGGTTTAAGAACGATGGTAAGTCCATGCCCGATTCTTTATTTACCATGCAATTGCCGGATAACTCACTCTATCCTTACCCCGGAAAGATCTCCGTGATCGATCGTGCAGTAGACCCGCAAACCGGTACGATCCGGGTAAGGCTCATTTTTCCCAACAAACAGAACCTGTTGAAAGTAGGTATGAGCTGCGTGGTGCGGGTACGCAACCAGGAAACCACCCCGCAGATAGTGGTGCCGGGCAAAGCCGTGGTGGAGCAGATGGGCGAGTATTTCGTGTATGTGGCGAAAGATACCGTGCTACAGCAAAAGGAAAATACAGAGAAAAGTAGTCCTGATAAGGATGCGGACAATAAAACGCCCCGGCTGCACGCCATCCAGAAGAAAGTAAAACTGGGCCAGACCATCGGCGCCAACGTGATTGTATTGTCCGGTGTGAGTGATGGAGAACACATCATCGTCGATGGTATACAATCTATTCATGATGGTTCGCTTATTTCATTGGGAAGTAAAAAAACTAAAGCAGGGAACGATAGTACTCAACAAGGTAAATAG
- a CDS encoding efflux RND transporter permease subunit, whose translation MIANTFIKRPVTAIVVSIVLVLTGSVCILNLPVDQYPDITPPVVQINGQFIGADAQTVEQTVATPIESQVNGTPGMEYMQSNSTNNGGMQATVTYGVGTDIDIATLDVQNRVSIATPLVPGAATRLGLTVRAVNPSMLMMVAIYSPKGTHDITFLDNYTNIFIQDALLRVPGVGTINSFADNFSMRVWMNPEKMASYSITPQDIISALNAQNVQVAAGSAGVPPQSKAQTFELGILVNGRLSKVSEFENIIIKTIPSTGALVYLKDVARVELGKFSFSSNSFVDGHRASYLRIYQAPGSNALKTADGIYKELEQLKQFFPSDVEYKVPFESVTVVKVSMSDVVVTLLMTLALVAVVVFVFLQNFRSTLIPVLAIPVSIFGTFCFFIPLGFTINTLTMFGFVLAIGIVVDDAIIVVEAVQHYMDEKGMSPKEATYYAMRDISAPVVAIALILAAVFVPVGFIPGIVGRLYQQFAITIAISVIISAFVALSLTPALCTLLLKPTDPDKKEKGLSKLFARFNAWFDRVTQSYVRGVDKSIKGRTLIVILLVLICVTAGYLFMKKPSGFIPSEDDGNLYVTFQLPPASSTARSVQVMNKLMKVVTETPGVGHYAALSGLNVINNASNSNCGTIYLQLNPWDARTKKSEQVPGIITELRKRIADAGINDANVEVVQPSPLPGVGATVGFSFQIEQRSTNDDLHAFENVVKKFVAEANKNPAITGAYSFFNAHTPGFSLNVDREKCEKLGVDVGDVFTTIQAFMGSMYINDFTTYNRTFHVVVQADTAFRNLISDVNKYYVRNSAGQMLPLGTLVSYQPMETSPLISHFNIFRSAEIDGTSAVGYSTTQTIEALKDVAAKVLPQGYAYEFSGLSHEEIKAGSTTIYIFIFSITFVFLFLSALYESWSVPFSVLFAVPVGVFGAILTLFFVPSLTNNVYAQIGMITLIGLAAKNAILIVEFAKVRVDRGEDLIQSTLEAVGLRLRPIIMTSMAFILGVLPLVLATGAGAVSRRTIGFTVLGGMIAASTIAIFIVPVLFVVITRLSYGKKKLAWLKEHHDSLMEKAKKIEQTNIDPELEFEIHRSRDFNKPENG comes from the coding sequence ATGATTGCAAATACATTTATCAAAAGACCGGTAACAGCCATTGTCGTATCAATTGTATTGGTACTGACAGGAAGCGTTTGCATTCTCAATCTGCCTGTTGATCAGTATCCCGACATCACGCCTCCTGTAGTGCAAATTAACGGACAGTTTATTGGCGCCGATGCACAAACGGTGGAGCAAACAGTAGCCACGCCAATAGAAAGCCAGGTGAATGGTACACCCGGCATGGAATACATGCAAAGCAACAGTACCAATAACGGTGGGATGCAGGCCACTGTAACTTATGGCGTTGGAACTGATATCGATATTGCCACGCTGGATGTACAGAACCGTGTAAGCATTGCTACACCACTGGTGCCGGGCGCTGCTACCAGGTTAGGACTAACCGTAAGAGCAGTGAATCCGAGCATGCTGATGATGGTGGCCATCTACTCACCTAAAGGCACACACGATATTACGTTCCTCGACAACTACACCAATATCTTCATTCAGGATGCCCTCCTGCGTGTACCCGGTGTAGGTACCATCAATAGCTTTGCAGATAACTTCAGTATGCGGGTATGGATGAATCCTGAAAAAATGGCTTCCTACAGTATTACTCCGCAGGATATCATCAGTGCTTTGAATGCCCAGAACGTTCAGGTAGCCGCAGGTTCTGCAGGGGTGCCGCCGCAATCCAAAGCGCAAACTTTTGAACTGGGTATACTCGTAAATGGAAGACTGAGCAAAGTATCTGAATTCGAAAATATCATCATAAAAACCATTCCGTCAACAGGGGCGCTGGTATACCTGAAAGATGTGGCAAGGGTTGAGTTGGGGAAATTCAGCTTTTCCAGCAATTCCTTTGTCGACGGGCATCGCGCTTCCTACCTGCGCATTTATCAGGCCCCCGGTAGCAATGCCCTGAAAACGGCAGATGGTATTTATAAGGAGCTGGAGCAATTGAAACAATTTTTCCCCTCTGATGTGGAGTATAAGGTACCTTTTGAGTCCGTTACGGTGGTAAAGGTTTCGATGAGCGATGTGGTGGTGACTTTGTTAATGACCCTCGCACTGGTAGCGGTGGTGGTATTTGTATTTCTGCAAAATTTCCGTTCTACACTTATTCCCGTATTGGCCATCCCGGTGTCTATTTTCGGCACGTTCTGCTTTTTTATACCATTAGGCTTTACGATCAACACGCTCACGATGTTCGGTTTTGTATTGGCCATTGGTATTGTGGTAGATGATGCGATCATTGTGGTAGAAGCCGTACAGCATTATATGGACGAGAAGGGGATGTCGCCCAAAGAAGCCACTTATTATGCCATGAGAGACATTTCCGCACCGGTAGTGGCCATCGCGCTCATACTGGCGGCTGTGTTTGTACCGGTAGGGTTCATTCCCGGCATTGTAGGGCGATTGTATCAGCAATTTGCGATCACGATTGCCATTTCAGTGATTATCTCTGCATTTGTAGCGTTGTCGCTCACGCCTGCTCTTTGTACCCTGTTGTTGAAACCTACGGATCCTGATAAGAAAGAAAAAGGACTGAGTAAATTGTTTGCCAGGTTCAATGCCTGGTTCGATCGGGTTACGCAAAGTTATGTAAGAGGAGTGGATAAGAGTATCAAAGGCAGAACGCTTATTGTTATACTATTGGTACTGATATGTGTTACAGCGGGATATTTATTTATGAAGAAGCCATCCGGCTTTATTCCATCGGAAGATGATGGTAACCTGTACGTGACTTTCCAGCTGCCGCCGGCTTCTTCCACTGCACGTTCGGTACAGGTGATGAACAAGCTGATGAAGGTAGTCACTGAAACGCCCGGGGTAGGGCATTATGCTGCTTTGTCGGGCCTGAACGTGATCAACAACGCATCCAATTCCAACTGCGGCACTATTTATCTGCAGCTGAATCCCTGGGACGCACGTACGAAGAAAAGTGAGCAGGTGCCCGGCATCATAACGGAGCTGCGTAAACGAATTGCTGATGCAGGCATCAATGATGCGAATGTGGAAGTCGTACAGCCGTCGCCGTTACCCGGCGTTGGCGCCACGGTTGGGTTTAGTTTTCAGATCGAACAACGCAGCACTAACGACGACCTGCATGCTTTTGAAAATGTAGTGAAGAAATTTGTGGCAGAAGCCAACAAGAACCCGGCGATAACAGGCGCATACAGCTTTTTCAATGCACATACACCAGGCTTCAGTTTGAACGTGGATCGTGAAAAATGTGAGAAACTGGGCGTTGACGTAGGAGATGTATTTACCACTATACAAGCCTTCATGGGTAGTATGTACATCAACGACTTTACTACCTATAACCGTACTTTCCACGTGGTAGTACAGGCGGATACCGCTTTCCGCAACCTGATATCTGATGTCAATAAATATTATGTCCGTAACTCAGCCGGGCAGATGTTACCACTTGGAACGCTGGTGAGTTATCAGCCGATGGAAACATCGCCGCTTATTTCTCATTTCAATATTTTCCGCTCGGCGGAAATCGACGGTACTTCCGCCGTAGGATACAGCACCACGCAAACGATAGAAGCATTGAAAGACGTAGCCGCCAAAGTGCTGCCACAAGGCTATGCATATGAGTTTTCCGGGCTTAGTCATGAAGAAATCAAGGCTGGCTCTACTACTATTTACATTTTCATTTTTTCCATCACTTTCGTATTCCTCTTCCTGTCGGCGTTATACGAAAGCTGGTCCGTACCTTTTTCAGTGTTGTTCGCTGTGCCAGTGGGTGTTTTCGGCGCTATACTTACGTTGTTCTTTGTGCCGAGCCTTACCAACAACGTTTATGCCCAGATCGGGATGATTACGCTGATAGGGCTGGCTGCGAAGAACGCTATTTTAATCGTGGAATTTGCCAAAGTGCGTGTCGACAGGGGAGAAGACCTGATCCAGTCCACGCTGGAGGCGGTAGGGCTGCGTCTCCGTCCGATTATCATGACTTCCATGGCTTTCATCCTGGGGGTATTGCCATTGGTGCTGGCAACGGGCGCTGGTGCGGTATCGCGGCGTACCATTGGATTTACGGTGCTGGGTGGTATGATTGCCGCTTCTACGATTGCTATTTTTATTGTGCCGGTATTGTTTGTGGTCATCACCCGGTTGTCGTATGGCAAAAAGAAACTGGCATGGCTGAAAGAGCATCACGACAGCCTGATGGAGAAAGCGAAGAAGATAGAACAAACGAATATAGATCCGGAGCTGGAGTTCGAAATACACCGATCCCGCGATTTTAATAAACCAGAAAACGGATGA